A genomic region of Arachis hypogaea cultivar Tifrunner chromosome 5, arahy.Tifrunner.gnm2.J5K5, whole genome shotgun sequence contains the following coding sequences:
- the LOC140173233 gene encoding uncharacterized protein, with protein MEHPQINGQVESANKTIVKGLNKRLDEANELWADELGSVLWSYRTTPQTTTGETPFRLTYGVEAVIPVEIEDPSPRKMVGGNDEEAERDLIDEERGIAHIKELALKERISLRYNHGVVRREFTTDDLVLRRNDIGPPTPGEGKLTPNWEGPYRIKVVIGKEAYKLERLNGDEVPRTWNAANLRRYYT; from the coding sequence ATGGAACACCCCCAAATAAACGGACAGGTGGAATCCGCAAACAAAACAATCGTCAAAGGACTCAATAAACGGCTCGACGAAGCCAATGAACTGTGGGCAGACGAACTAGGATCAGTTTTATGGTCATACCGAACCACACCTCAAACGACCAcgggagaaacacctttccgatTAACATACGGTGTGGAGGCAGTCATCCCGGTAGAGATCGAAGACCCGAGCCCCAGAAAAATGGTCGGAGGTAACGATGAGgaagcagaacgagacctcaTTGACGAGGAAAGAGGCATAGCTCATATCAAAGAGCTAGCCCTAAAAGAGAGAATCAGCTTAAGATACAATCATGGCGTCGTCCGACGAGAATTCACAACCGATgacctcgtcctacgacgaaACGATATCGGTCccccgaccccaggagaagggaAACTCACTCCCAACTGGGAAGGGCCATACAGAATCAAGGTTGTAATCGGAAAGGAAGCATATAAACTCGAACGGCTTAACGGCGACGAAGTCCCGAGGACATGGAACGCCGCCAACTTACGGCGATACTACACTTAG